The genomic interval GACATCTTGAAACATGTCCCATAAATTATCATAGTTCCAATTCATTTCGCGGCCGCCACGAACGATATAGCCTTCCTGTACATTACCCGCACCGTCGAGAGAGCCACCTTCTACATCTTCCGAGGTAAATATGAAAATATTTTCGGCTGGCATATGGCCATCACGAATGAGATAGAAAGCCGCGGCCAGACCGGCAATGCCTGCACCTATAATATGAGCTTTGCGATTTTCGATATCTTCTGTTTTCAATGGTTTGTTCCGCGAATATGGGCTTAGCATATCGGGTGGCGGCAAAGTGTTTGAAGGGCTGTTATGCCAAAACTCGGCAGTTGCATCCTTTTCAACAAACTTTCGATGAAGGTCACTGCGTTTAAGTGATTGTTTTGTCATGTGCCTTCTCTCCTTGGTGGCGTGTTTCATCCAAGGTATCACACGTACACAACGTGGGAACTGACACAAATCAATATTGTACTATAATACCATTTTAAGAGATTTATGAACCCGTCGCAAAAAACGTTTAAATAACCCAAAAACCTTAACGATTTTTGGAAGCTTCGTACGAATCCCTATTGCGGAGGGGTCGCCTTGGCTCCGGCCGCACTACTTTTTTACTGAATCGAAAGTTTACGATTTTCGAGAATTGTTCATAAAGCGAGCGGCGTCACGAGCCACGGATGGCGAGTGCGAACCTATAGGGATATATTTACGGCGTCCGTGAGACTATGAGTGATTCTCGAAAAGCGTGGCGAGTTTTAAAGACCTAATTGCGGGGGTCGCTTTGGCTCCGGCCGCACTACGATATAAATAAAATAAGCTTTCAATAAACCAAAAATTACGATTTTCGAGGATTATCCATAAAGCGAGCGGCGTTGCGTGCCATGGATGGCACTCGCGAGCCCACATGGAAGTGTTGACGGCGTCCGTGAGACTACGGACAACTTCCGGAAAGCGGAGCAGATTGCTAAATCCCAATTGCGGGGGTCGCTGGGGCTCCGGCCGCACTACTTTAGTTTTTGAAAACCGGGCAGATTTCGAAAGCCTGTTGCGGGGGTCGCTGGGGCTCCGGCCGCACTACTGAAGGTTTTGGAAAAAAGTGGAGGATTAAAAACCCCCATTGAAGGGGGTTTTCGGCCGGATTACTTATCTTGCTTTTCTTCAGGCTTTTCTTTTTCTTCAAGCTTCTCTTGCTGGTCTTCTTCTTTCTTATCTTCTTCATCTTGTCGGCGAATAGCAGACTTGATTCGGTTGATTAAAGAATCAGACAGTTCTTTCAGCTCTTGGAATGCTTCTTCGCCTACATCGAGAAGGCTTTCTTTCTTACCTTCTACTTTATTAGGATCAAGCTTATCCAATTGCTTGTGCTGCGCTTTCAGAATTTTACGCTCTGTTTTTTCTTCTAATTCACGCAGTGCTTCTCTTGCTTCTTCTACTTGAGCCTGAAGCTTTTTAATACGCTTTTTACCCATGCTGTTTCCTCCCTTAATCCAAGCCTGACATCAGCAAGACACACAGACCCGGTATTACAAAGAATACCGTGAGTACATATAGAGCGGCAAGTGAGTGTCGGCGAGTCGCCACTTCTGACAAACGCTCTGCTAGGTACAGAGGAACGTTGCGCAAGAATGGCAAGGCAAAAATAATGAGTACCGCACTCACATTATAGAACAAATGCACAAGAGCGATTTGTAGACCCACCGCAGCGCCCGCTCCAGAAAGACCTGTAGCAGCAAGCAAAGCCGTAATCGTGGTACCAATGTTGGCACCTAGCGTGAACGGATAAATATCTTTTGGCTTGAATACGCCAGAACCTACAAGAGGAACCATCAAGCTGGTTGTGGTTGATGAGCTTTGCACCAATACCGTTACGACACTACCACTAAAGATACCCGTTACCGGGCCACGACCGATGGCACCGTGTAAGATGCGCTTAGCTCGGCCAACCATCAGGCTCTTAAGTACACGGCCGATGATCGTGATAGAAACAAAGATTGCAACAATACCTAAAACGATGAGAGTAATCGCAGCCGCTTTCTCTGGTAAAACGGTAAGCCAAGATTTGATTTCACCGATCACTGGCTTGGTTAAAGGCTTGATAAAGTTAA from Bermanella marisrubri carries:
- a CDS encoding Na/Pi symporter; its protein translation is MTETADNRATEQESASMQSRLIKWMILLAGVYAILLSVGMVGSGFKWASGGSEGARELFAFATNPFVALLIGILATSLVQSSSTVTSVIVGLVAGGLPIEIAIPMVMGANVGTTITNTLVSLGHVRKKSEFKRAFAAATVHDFFNLIAVIIFLPLEIIFGILQKASEWATQYLIGADSMSIKGFNFIKPLTKPVIGEIKSWLTVLPEKAAAITLIVLGIVAIFVSITIIGRVLKSLMVGRAKRILHGAIGRGPVTGIFSGSVVTVLVQSSSTTTSLMVPLVGSGVFKPKDIYPFTLGANIGTTITALLAATGLSGAGAAVGLQIALVHLFYNVSAVLIIFALPFLRNVPLYLAERLSEVATRRHSLAALYVLTVFFVIPGLCVLLMSGLD